One Blattabacterium cuenoti genomic window carries:
- the leuD gene encoding 3-isopropylmalate dehydratase small subunit, which produces MKKFTTLVSQVVPLSIEDIDTDQIIPARFLKEIKRETCGKNLFMDWRYKKDGSLNKNFILNNPNFHGKILLSGRNFGCGSSREHAAWALFYYGFRVIISSFFADIFKENALNNGLLTVEVSEFFLKKLFNAVEKNPNIQVKINLINQKVTIIETGEFYIFHIHPYKKNCFINGYDDIDFLISIKDDIENFEKNRKIFII; this is translated from the coding sequence ATGAAAAAATTTACAACGTTAGTTAGTCAAGTTGTTCCGTTGTCTATAGAGGATATAGATACAGATCAAATTATCCCCGCTCGTTTTTTAAAAGAGATTAAACGTGAAACATGTGGAAAAAATCTTTTTATGGATTGGCGTTATAAAAAAGATGGGTCCTTAAATAAAAATTTTATATTAAATAACCCTAATTTTCATGGAAAAATTCTTTTATCAGGAAGAAATTTTGGTTGTGGATCCAGTCGGGAGCATGCTGCATGGGCTCTTTTTTATTATGGATTTAGAGTGATAATATCTAGTTTTTTTGCTGATATTTTTAAAGAAAATGCATTAAATAATGGATTATTAACTGTAGAAGTATCTGAATTTTTTTTAAAAAAATTATTTAATGCAGTTGAAAAAAACCCGAATATCCAAGTGAAAATAAACTTAATTAATCAAAAAGTTACAATTATAGAAACAGGAGAGTTTTATATATTTCATATACATCCATATAAAAAAAATTGTTTTATTAATGGCTATGATGATATAGATTTTTTGATTTCTATAAAAGATGATATAGAAAATTTTGAAAAAAATAGAAAAATATTTATAATATAA
- a CDS encoding PD-(D/E)XK nuclease family protein: protein MKKRIDKIIKYILKDFNHKIIFLSKSYTVIEYIKNKYGSKFDSKTKFFTIKKFLENISGLKILDDYSTLLYFFSLLKKDDFIEKKFHDFFNWGPKILNDFHNIDFNLINVEHFFSYIISTEKINKWNLDLLEKKFLFWEKIHEYYYILQSQLFRKGIAYYGMLFKAAIYRLDFFLDEIKDTKIILFLVDDSTFNECEKIFTKKISQQGLVYNLCEKNILKSKYFKKNLNSKVNLQYKYNCLKIIGVSREIEQVKTVENIIYKLIKKKEKKPNKILIIPGDNHLTIPLVHSIKTKLGINMSFNINYPLNDLPIHYTFYSIFQLLLKKNKFKKFTKKDVVTVLSNGYIQKFFLKKNSILKKLNIENDSDFVCESIIKRYLYKNDLWVIFQIPTNNIKMILISLIGFIRKFIKLLITNIRRHFLELKFIFKLEIYIQKLRIIARKNKNFSIGINDVFHMYEQFIYTENIRYVHKNKRGLYITGFKDIFLENFDIVIITSFNEGVIPPNHDNKSFIPFDIYYKKLQINNFNENFYFHHFTRIIQFSKQTYLIYKNQPDEINSGEKSRFIHRMEIDSKINTEKKNKLFRPIFPVRTEKQSIVIYKTKSIIYCLHELIHKGLSPSSIHLYNYNPLLFYYKKILKLNDPEKTSYKKKAGQIIHKILKILYDPIKENWITIDYIHKMKVDYESIIKKVLLKREEIIEGHNMFLYYIIKNYIKNFISWDEKIIKNGHKIFLKEIECEAYAILNIGSKKVNLHGIIDRIDEYDGTIRILDYKIGVSKIKEINISSKNIENIFCDTNYAKIMQLLIYVYLWFKSSISKGNNKKSIIIGIVSPEEGGNILQVPINIQKRNITYADYEINVLPFLIKRISDILDPNIPIIEKIY from the coding sequence GTGAAAAAAAGAATAGATAAAATCATTAAGTATATCTTAAAAGATTTTAATCATAAAATTATTTTCTTATCAAAATCTTACACTGTTATAGAATATATTAAAAATAAATACGGTTCAAAATTTGATTCAAAAACTAAATTTTTCACAATAAAAAAATTTTTGGAAAATATTTCAGGATTAAAGATTTTAGATGATTATTCAACATTACTTTACTTTTTTTCTCTTTTAAAAAAAGATGATTTTATAGAAAAAAAATTTCATGATTTTTTTAATTGGGGGCCAAAAATATTAAATGATTTTCATAACATAGATTTTAATCTGATTAATGTTGAACATTTTTTTTCTTATATTATTTCTACAGAAAAAATAAATAAATGGAATCTTGATCTTTTAGAAAAAAAATTTTTGTTTTGGGAAAAAATTCATGAATATTATTATATTTTACAATCACAACTATTTAGAAAAGGAATTGCTTATTATGGAATGCTTTTTAAAGCAGCAATTTATCGTTTAGATTTTTTTTTGGATGAGATAAAAGATACAAAAATTATACTGTTTCTTGTTGATGATTCCACATTTAATGAATGTGAAAAAATCTTTACTAAAAAAATTAGTCAACAAGGACTAGTTTATAATTTATGTGAAAAAAATATTTTAAAATCAAAGTATTTTAAAAAAAATTTGAATTCAAAAGTCAATCTACAATATAAATATAATTGTTTAAAAATAATTGGTGTTTCAAGAGAAATAGAACAAGTAAAAACAGTAGAGAATATTATATACAAATTGATAAAAAAAAAAGAGAAAAAACCTAATAAAATACTTATAATACCAGGAGATAATCATTTGACTATTCCATTAGTACATTCTATAAAAACAAAATTAGGAATTAATATGTCTTTCAATATTAATTATCCATTAAATGATCTCCCTATTCATTATACCTTTTATTCTATATTTCAACTACTGTTAAAAAAAAATAAATTCAAAAAATTTACCAAAAAAGATGTTGTAACAGTATTATCCAATGGATATATTCAAAAATTTTTTCTAAAAAAAAATTCAATACTAAAAAAATTGAATATAGAAAATGATTCTGATTTTGTTTGTGAAAGTATAATAAAAAGATATTTATATAAAAATGATTTGTGGGTTATTTTTCAAATTCCAACTAATAATATAAAAATGATCCTTATAAGTCTTATTGGCTTTATTAGAAAATTTATAAAATTGTTGATTACAAACATTAGGAGACATTTTTTAGAATTAAAATTCATTTTTAAACTTGAAATTTATATACAAAAACTAAGAATAATAGCCAGAAAAAATAAAAATTTTTCTATAGGAATTAATGATGTCTTTCATATGTATGAACAGTTTATTTATACAGAAAACATACGATATGTACATAAAAATAAAAGAGGTTTATATATAACAGGTTTCAAAGATATTTTTTTAGAAAATTTTGATATTGTGATCATTACATCTTTTAATGAAGGAGTCATTCCTCCGAATCATGATAATAAGTCTTTCATTCCTTTTGATATATATTATAAAAAATTACAAATCAATAATTTCAATGAAAATTTTTATTTTCATCATTTTACAAGAATTATTCAATTTTCAAAACAAACATATTTAATATATAAAAATCAACCAGATGAAATTAATTCTGGGGAAAAAAGTCGTTTTATTCACAGAATGGAGATAGATTCTAAAATAAATACAGAAAAAAAAAATAAACTTTTTCGGCCTATTTTTCCTGTAAGGACAGAAAAACAGTCTATTGTAATTTATAAAACAAAATCTATAATTTATTGTTTACATGAGTTAATCCACAAAGGATTATCTCCATCTTCTATTCATCTGTACAATTATAATCCCCTTTTATTCTATTATAAAAAAATACTTAAGTTAAATGATCCAGAAAAGACGTCTTACAAAAAAAAAGCAGGACAAATTATACATAAAATATTAAAAATTTTATATGATCCCATAAAAGAAAATTGGATAACTATTGATTATATCCATAAAATGAAAGTAGATTATGAATCTATTATAAAAAAAGTTCTTTTGAAAAGAGAAGAAATTATTGAAGGACATAATATGTTTTTATATTATATCATAAAAAATTATATAAAAAATTTTATTTCATGGGATGAAAAAATTATTAAAAACGGACATAAAATTTTTTTAAAAGAAATAGAATGTGAAGCATATGCAATATTAAATATCGGATCAAAAAAAGTAAATTTGCATGGAATTATAGATCGTATAGATGAATATGATGGAACAATTCGTATTCTTGATTATAAAATAGGGGTTTCAAAAATTAAAGAAATTAATATTTCTTCTAAAAATATTGAAAATATTTTTTGTGATACAAATTATGCAAAAATTATGCAGTTGCTTATTTATGTTTATTTGTGGTTTAAATCTTCTATATCTAAAGGAAATAATAAAAAATCTATTATTATAGGAATTGTTTCTCCTGAAGAGGGTGGAAACATATTACAAGTTCCTATAAATATTCAAAAAAGAAACATAACATATGCAGATTATGAAATAAACGTACTCCCATTTCTTATTAAGAGAATTTCTGATATTCTAGATCCTAATATCCCAATTATAGAAAAAATTTATTGA
- the leuB gene encoding 3-isopropylmalate dehydrogenase: MIKNISVIEGDGVGPEVMRQTIKALNSIAIKYGHNFHYKNVLAGSKAIEKLGSPMPEETIDICLKSDAVLFGCVGDTKYDHNTIGMRPEDGLLKLRKKMNLYCNIRPIVVFPKLDKSPIKKEFLKKIDFIIYRELTGGIYFGEKGRRKNGEEAYDYCIYSKAEIERIGDMAFKAAFLRKKKVTLVDKANVLETSRLWREVIKRISLDYPDVDLDFLYVDNASIQIIMNPNKFDIILTDNMFGDILSDESSVLTSSLGLLPSASIGDDKSMFEPIHGSYPQAKGKNIANPLGCILSGSMMLEYFGMHQEKNLLEKAVQNSIEEKICTPDIIDSKLSSTTEEVGDYIEKYIINQ; this comes from the coding sequence ATGATAAAAAATATTTCTGTAATAGAAGGAGATGGAGTAGGACCTGAAGTTATGAGGCAAACTATAAAAGCTTTAAATTCCATAGCTATAAAATATGGTCATAATTTTCATTATAAAAATGTTTTAGCTGGATCTAAAGCTATAGAAAAATTGGGGTCTCCTATGCCAGAAGAAACTATAGATATTTGTCTAAAATCAGATGCTGTTTTATTTGGTTGCGTAGGAGATACAAAATACGATCATAACACAATAGGTATGAGACCTGAAGACGGATTATTAAAGCTAAGAAAAAAGATGAATTTATATTGTAATATTCGTCCTATAGTAGTCTTTCCTAAATTAGATAAATCTCCTATAAAAAAGGAATTTTTAAAGAAAATTGATTTTATTATATATCGTGAACTAACAGGTGGAATTTATTTTGGAGAAAAAGGACGTCGTAAAAATGGAGAGGAAGCTTATGATTATTGTATTTATTCTAAAGCGGAAATTGAAAGAATTGGGGATATGGCTTTTAAAGCTGCTTTTCTTCGTAAGAAGAAAGTAACATTAGTGGATAAAGCTAATGTATTAGAAACTTCTAGATTATGGAGAGAGGTTATTAAAAGAATATCCTTAGATTATCCAGATGTGGATCTGGATTTTTTATATGTAGATAATGCATCTATACAAATTATTATGAATCCAAATAAATTTGATATCATTTTAACAGACAATATGTTTGGAGATATTCTTTCAGATGAATCTAGCGTTTTAACAAGTTCTTTGGGTCTATTACCTTCAGCTTCTATAGGAGATGATAAATCCATGTTTGAACCTATTCATGGGTCTTATCCTCAAGCAAAAGGAAAAAATATCGCAAACCCTTTGGGATGTATTCTTTCAGGTTCTATGATGTTAGAATATTTTGGAATGCATCAAGAAAAAAATCTTTTAGAAAAAGCTGTTCAAAATTCTATTGAAGAAAAAATATGTACACCAGATATTATTGATTCAAAATTATCTTCTACTACTGAAGAAGTGGGTGATTATATAGAAAAATATATTATAAATCAATAA
- a CDS encoding bifunctional riboflavin kinase/FAD synthetase has translation MKIYSLIDEFSSLHPCGFTLGIFDGVHVGHKKIIRNLIFRSKKKYCSVLLTFYPHPKKILSSDKKFYYLNTLSERIYNLKKTGIEHLIIHPFTLDFSKLKTKDFLEKILHPKHKIKQIITGYDSYIGKNRDNFYEKLKKLSHRIEVYQVSPYKLRNKIVSSTNIRESLLSGNLQWANQALGYFYTLSGNVIKGKGIGKMINFPTANLQIDSEKLIPKKGVYAVKINYLNNIYLGMLNIGINPTIEKENKKIKIEVHIFDFFENIYGRKIDILMIRIIREEKKFDSIQELKKQICMDKINIQKFFYCEKKNR, from the coding sequence TTGAAAATTTATTCATTAATTGATGAATTTTCTTCTTTGCATCCATGTGGATTTACACTTGGAATTTTTGACGGGGTTCATGTGGGTCATAAAAAAATTATCAGAAATTTAATTTTTAGATCGAAAAAAAAATATTGTTCAGTTCTGCTCACTTTTTATCCGCATCCAAAAAAAATATTGAGTTCTGATAAAAAATTTTATTATTTAAATACTCTTTCTGAAAGAATATATAACTTAAAAAAAACAGGAATAGAACACTTAATTATTCATCCTTTTACTTTAGATTTTTCAAAACTAAAAACTAAAGATTTTTTAGAAAAAATTTTACATCCTAAACACAAAATTAAACAAATCATCACTGGATACGATTCTTATATCGGAAAAAACAGAGATAATTTTTACGAAAAATTAAAAAAACTGTCTCATAGAATCGAAGTTTATCAAGTAAGTCCTTACAAATTGAGGAATAAAATAGTGAGTTCTACTAATATACGTGAATCTCTTTTATCAGGAAATTTGCAATGGGCGAACCAAGCTTTGGGGTATTTTTATACATTATCTGGTAATGTAATAAAAGGAAAAGGAATAGGAAAAATGATTAATTTCCCCACTGCAAATCTACAAATAGATTCAGAAAAATTAATTCCTAAAAAAGGAGTTTATGCTGTAAAAATTAATTATTTAAATAACATATATCTAGGAATGTTAAATATAGGAATTAATCCTACTATAGAAAAAGAAAATAAAAAAATAAAAATAGAAGTGCATATATTCGATTTTTTTGAAAATATATATGGAAGAAAAATAGATATTTTAATGATTCGTATAATACGTGAAGAAAAGAAATTCGATTCAATTCAGGAGTTAAAAAAACAAATATGCATGGATAAAATAAATATCCAAAAATTTTTTTATTGTGAAAAAAAGAATAGATAA